In Salmo trutta unplaced genomic scaffold, fSalTru1.1, whole genome shotgun sequence, the following proteins share a genomic window:
- the LOC115190945 gene encoding protein LRATD2-like has product MGNQVDKMKLSHLSYAEVPTVDPNGLDTEEDPRIGVSYIFSTDDEEPEGENSNVDGADKEHRTATEQKHYDKRNEVECAVYHLEECIYEKSVKTAAMEIYSPENLLNKCKAGDLVEFVTTGQYPHWAVYVGDFQVVHLHRAEIKNSFLTDASQGRRCRIVNELYKFKALSAEMVVQNAMEQVGAKDGELSWRNSECFAAWCRFGKREFKMGGEIRIGKQPYRLKILMSDKQSHMLEFQCLEDLIMEKRRQDQVGRTSVDQELANHFNRVEVIRSDPLSDPITAQIAQWSNNSTDCSVVQ; this is encoded by the coding sequence ATGGGTAACCAGGTGGATAAAATGAAACTGTCACATCTAAGTTACGCAGAAGTTCCCACAGTGGACCCCAACGGGCTGGACACTGAGGAAGATCCACGGATCGGAGTGTCTTATATATTCTCAACAGATGACGAGGAACCGGAGGGTGAAAACAGTAACGTAGATGGAGCGGATAAAGAGCACCGCACTGCTACGGAACAGAAACACTACGACAAGAGAAACGAGGTGGAGTGCGCCGTTTACCACCTGGAGGAATGTATTTACGAGAAGAGCGTCAAGACCGCGGCCATGGAAATATACTCCCCTGAGAATCTACTAAACAAATGCAAGGCAGGTGACCTGGTGGAGTTTGTAACAACGGGACAGTACCCCCACTGGGCGGTGTATGTCGGTGACTTCCAGGTGGTGCACCTGCACAGAGCAGAGATAAAGAACAGCTTCCTGACAGACGCCAGCCAGGGAAGGAGATGTAGGATAGTCAACGAGTTGTATAAATTCAAAGCCCTCAGCGCCGAGATGGTGGTTCAGAACGCTATGGAACAGGTAGGAGCTAAAGACGGAGAGTTGAGCTGGagaaattcagagtgttttgccGCTTGGTGCAGGTTTGGCAAACGGGAGTTCAAAATGGGTGGGGAGATCCGGATAGGAAAACAGCCATACAGGTTAAAGATCCTGATGTCAGATAAACAGTCTCACATGCTGGAGTTTCAGTGTTTGGAGGACTTGATcatggagaagaggagacaggaccAAGTGGGAAGGACATCAGTGGACCAGGAACTGGCCAATCATTTCAACAGGGTGGAAGTGATCAGAAGTGATCCACTCAGTGATCCAATAACTGCACAGATTGCTCAGTGGTCCAATAACAGCACAGATTGCTCAGTGGTCCAATAA